In one Nocardioides sp. NBC_00368 genomic region, the following are encoded:
- a CDS encoding MFS transporter, translating to MKLPLYGWLAAETISLVGTRVSMLALPWFVLETTGSPAKAGLIALFEMTPLVLSKIFGGPVIDRIGPRRVAISCDLGSAVVVGLIPLLYAAGLLHFPILLGLVALAGAMRGPGDSAKSSMIPQLVEEAGVPTERATGLHSFVERTASMLGAAAAGLLIGVVGATNAIVIDAASFAVGALVLATTTAGLARRRSPAPTEQPREDPATYGAQLAEGWHFLRRDRVLLGMAFMVALTNLIDIAWSSVLMPVWGQQHAGPETIGLLFATFSGFSAVGSAVAAAIGDRMRRYPTYLVCFLVTGIPRFLVIAFGAPLWMVFVVFAIGGTTSGFINPILGALQFERIPAHVLGRVMSLISAFAWGLMPLGGLLGGGLVSAFGLTTALVACGIAYFVVTMFPAIDPTWKQIERRQEPAASRLPASAGS from the coding sequence ATGAAGCTCCCCCTCTACGGATGGCTCGCCGCCGAGACCATCTCCCTGGTCGGCACCCGCGTCTCGATGCTGGCGCTGCCCTGGTTCGTGCTCGAGACGACCGGCAGTCCCGCGAAGGCCGGCCTGATCGCGCTCTTCGAGATGACCCCGCTGGTGCTCAGCAAGATCTTCGGTGGCCCGGTCATCGATCGCATAGGTCCGCGCCGCGTCGCGATCTCCTGCGACCTGGGCTCGGCCGTCGTGGTCGGCCTCATCCCCCTGCTGTACGCAGCCGGCCTGCTGCACTTCCCGATCCTCCTTGGCCTCGTCGCCCTCGCCGGCGCGATGCGCGGCCCCGGTGACTCGGCGAAGTCGTCGATGATCCCGCAGCTGGTCGAGGAGGCCGGCGTGCCGACGGAGCGGGCGACCGGGCTCCACTCGTTCGTCGAGCGCACCGCCTCCATGCTCGGCGCCGCCGCGGCGGGCCTGCTGATCGGCGTGGTCGGTGCGACCAACGCGATCGTGATCGACGCCGCCTCGTTCGCGGTCGGCGCCCTCGTGCTCGCGACGACGACGGCCGGCCTGGCCCGGCGTCGGTCGCCTGCACCCACTGAGCAGCCGAGGGAGGACCCCGCCACGTACGGTGCCCAGCTCGCCGAGGGCTGGCACTTCCTCCGCCGCGACCGGGTGCTCCTGGGGATGGCGTTCATGGTCGCACTGACCAACCTGATCGACATCGCCTGGAGCAGCGTGCTGATGCCCGTGTGGGGCCAGCAGCACGCCGGCCCCGAGACGATCGGTCTGCTGTTCGCCACCTTCTCGGGTTTCTCGGCGGTGGGATCGGCCGTGGCGGCGGCCATCGGCGACCGGATGCGGCGCTACCCGACGTACCTGGTCTGCTTCCTCGTCACCGGGATCCCACGGTTCCTGGTGATCGCCTTCGGGGCGCCGCTGTGGATGGTGTTCGTCGTGTTCGCGATCGGCGGGACCACCAGCGGCTTCATCAACCCCATCCTCGGAGCGCTGCAGTTCGAACGGATCCCCGCCCACGTGCTCGGCCGGGTGATGTCACTGATCTCGGCCTTCGCCTGGGGGCTGATGCCGCTCGGCGGGCTGCTCGGCGGCGGCCTGGTCTCCGCGTTCGGCCTGACCACGGCCCTGGTGGCCTGCGGGATCGCCTACTTCGTGGTCACGATGTTCCCGGCCATCGACCCGACCTGGAAGCAGATCGAGCGGCGACAGGAGCCGGCGGCTAGCAGGCTTCCCGCAAGCGCGGGATCCTAG